Genomic window (Ruficoccus amylovorans):
TGGCTCCGTTCGCCCTACGGGCTCACTGCACCAAGCACTCCCGCAAACCATAACCCAACCAACATAATCCTACCCAGCCAGCGTCTCATCGCTCTGGTACGAAAAGTGGGGGCCGACCAGACCAAATGCATGAAAAACATGCCCAGCATCAGGCACAGGGAAAAGCGTGGCGCATCCTCATTGAAAAACAACCGGGACAGGTTGGCATGATGCACCACTAAAAGCATTAACACCCATGAGAGAACTTTCTTGAACCAGTCCAGGTAGCCGGGCAGCAGCCCGCTTAGCTCCATCAGGCTCAGTGCCAGCACCGAGAAAAACAGGGCAATCTCCACCCGGTGTTCAAACCACGCCAGCCCGAGATGAGAAATGTTTGTCTCGGCCACATGGGAAAAAGCAGCCTTCACATCCACCTTGCTCTCGTCGTTGGCCAGCAGGTTACGTTTGATATGTACATTGCTCACACCACGGTGAGAGTCCCGAACAATGGTTTTTGCCAGCCGCAGGACATGCGGACTCTCGTGCCGGTGAAATCGGTGCCGTGAGGCCAGGAAGATCGGCGAGAGTACCAGCAAGACTACGCTGCCCGAAAGCACCAGCACCCACATCACCGAAAGCCAGTTGATCGGCTGGTTTTGGTAGATATAGCTTCTTGCCAGCAGCTCGAGCGTCACCTCGTCATCGCAGTCCGCGCTTCGCAGGGCATCCAGCGTCAGCTCAAGATTAACCGCATCTTCCAGCCGGTCGAACCGCCAGACCAGAAGCGGGTCGGCTTCCTTGATGGAGACGTGCTCAAGCAAAGCCGGATCGATGGCAGCCTCCAGCACCGACTCGGTGATTTCAGTAATCAGGCATTTGGGAATCTCCTGCTCGATTTCCACCCCATAGACTTCGGTCACATTATCTTGCAGGTCGATGCCCATCCGGATCACGGTTTTATTATCCACGATCGTTTCGGAGATATTCGTTTTCACCGCCTCCCGGGCTGTCTGCGTCTGCTGCTCTTCAATGGCCGCCAGGCTTTCCGCATCGTGGAGGCTTTCGGCTTCGATCGCGATCCGTGACTCTTGAATATCCGCCAGACTGTATGTACCAGGAATCGAATACAGCAGCTTTTCCTCTTCCAGATAACCCAGACTGCCGATGCTAAACCGGGCATAGCCCTCTGTGTCCACCTCATGGGGACTGAGTGAACGCAAGAGTTCCAGGCTATCTGCGACCGGCGCATCATACTCGATGTGGAAAATGATAGCCTCTTTGTCTGTCCGCTCCGTGTTTCGGATTTGGTGGCTGACATACGTCCATCCCCGCTCGACGGTAACTTCGGTTCGGACCTCAAAGCCATCCGCATCCACGGTAAAGCTATCGCTTGCCGCAGATGATCCCCCGCTGCTTTCGCTCGTGGGCACAGCAACGTCCGGAGACTTGAGATTCATCCGCAGGAGCTTCGGTCTCTGACTCTGTCTCAGTGACAGCAGGCGCATAACTGGTGCTGCTTCCCGAGCTTCGATGCGAGTCCACCTGCACGTTCTTGAGCGTGGCATCGCTCAGGTCGCAATCGCAGGTTTTGGTGACTGAGTTCCAAGCATACACCGCCCCCGTGTAGGTATCGGTTCGACAAGCCGTCCCCGGAGAAATCGTCGGATTATTTGGGCAGGACAACTGTGTCTGGTCGTATGTTTCGTAGAACCCGCAGGTAAACGCGGTTCCATTCAACGAGCCGTTATAAATATACAAATCGGTTCCCGGATAAAGGAAATCCTCATCGGTTAGCCCGTCGCAGTCATTGTCGTATCCGTTACAGATTTCAGAATGATTGTTGGCCAAAACCTGCATCGACCAATAGCTCGCCTGATCGCTGGCATCAATCGTTTTGACCTGTGCGACCATGCAGGCATCCGGGAGGCTCAAGTTTGACGAGCGGGCATTGCCAAGTTCGTCGGACTGGGCTTCAGCGCCAGACACGAACAGGTTCGGATTCAGAACGGTTCCTGCTCTTACCCCGTAGGTTAAAAGCACATCGGGAGATTCCGCGTCAGTTCCCTCTGACCAGTTGAGGAATAGATATCCATTAGAATAATTAGCCTCAATGATCGCCGGAGCAAGCGGATGTGCATCTACACCCGCATAGTCAGCCAAGGTGCTGGAGTACAGCTGCGTGGTGGCCCCGCCAGTGCCTTGTCCTGTTGGTCGGCCCCCACTTTTCGTACCAGAGCGATGAGACGCTGGCTGGGTAGGATTATGTTGGTTGGGTTATGGTTTGCGGGAGTGCTTGGTGCAGTGAGCCCGTAGGGCGAACGGAGCCAAGCACTGCCTTGGTTTGATGCCAGAGTTTGGCAAAGGCGTCGGGGGATATAAAGCCCAAACGGCTGTGCGGATGCTGGCTGTTGTATTTGCGTCGCCAGTTTTCGATGACGACGCGCGCTTCGGTCAGGGAGAGGAACCACTCCTGCTTGAGGCACTCGTCCTGCAGGCGGTTGTGGAAGCTCTCCACGTGAGGGTTTTGCCAGGGCGAGCCCGGCTCGATGTAGAGGGTTTTGATGCGTTTGGATTCCAGGTAGTCCTTGGTCGCCGTAGCGATAAACTCCGGCCCGTTGTCGGAACGGATGTGCTCGGGAGCACCGTGCTTGGCGATGGCTTTGTCCAAGGCCGCGACGATGTCGGCTGACTTCAGCCCGCGAGCCACCGTCAGGCTGATGCACTGGCGGGTAAACTCGTCGATCAGACTGAGCACCCGCAGAGGCGCTCCATTGTCGGTGCGATCCGCCACGAAGTCCCAACTCCACACGTGCCGCGGATGCGTCGCCGCGGTCGGGATCTTGCCGGTGGACTTGCCCTGACGCCGTTGCCGGGGGCGCGGCGGCTTCACGCCCAGCCCTTCAGCCCGGCGTACCTTTTGTACCAGCTTGCGGCTGACCTGCCAGCCTTCGTTGGCCAGCAGCGCTCGTACGCGACGATAACCGTAGCGCGGGTTGGTCCGGCTCACCGCGATGATCGCACGCACGAGGCGAACCATCTTGTCGGTGGCGGTTTTAGCCCGGTAGCAGAAGCTCGACCAGTGCAGACGAAGATACCGACAGGCGGCCCGTAACGAGCACGTTCCCGACTCGGCCACCTCGCGCACCGCTTCGCGCTTGTGCCCCGGGCTTACCATTTTTTTGCGTTTACCTGCTCCAGTACTTTGATGTTCAAAAGCTGGTCGGCCACCAGTTTCTTCAGCTCGGCGTTCTCGCGCTCAAGCTCCTTCAGACGCTTCACATCGCGCAGCTCCATCTGTCCGTACTTGCTCTTCCAACGATGGAAGCTCGCTTTGCTCACATTGTGCTCGCGGCAAACATCGTCCACGCTGCGGCCTTCGTCTGCCTCGCGCAGGAG
Coding sequences:
- a CDS encoding IS3 family transposase, whose product is MVSPGHKREAVREVAESGTCSLRAACRYLRLHWSSFCYRAKTATDKMVRLVRAIIAVSRTNPRYGYRRVRALLANEGWQVSRKLVQKVRRAEGLGVKPPRPRQRRQGKSTGKIPTAATHPRHVWSWDFVADRTDNGAPLRVLSLIDEFTRQCISLTVARGLKSADIVAALDKAIAKHGAPEHIRSDNGPEFIATATKDYLESKRIKTLYIEPGSPWQNPHVESFHNRLQDECLKQEWFLSLTEARVVIENWRRKYNSQHPHSRLGFISPDAFAKLWHQTKAVLGSVRPTGSLHQALPQTITQPT
- a CDS encoding transposase, which codes for MKRKRYTEEQIVALLREADEGRSVDDVCREHNVSKASFHRWKSKYGQMELRDVKRLKELERENAELKKLVADQLLNIKVLEQVNAKKW